In Monodelphis domestica isolate mMonDom1 chromosome 3, mMonDom1.pri, whole genome shotgun sequence, the following proteins share a genomic window:
- the LOC100027654 gene encoding mas-related G-protein coupled receptor member D-like, whose amino-acid sequence MAESPPAEQLESVLHTTVETSTNWSLDPPTEAARKSVSLHWAEILSLVVALVGLVGNSIVLWLLGFRTQRSPFSVYILNLAAADALFLGSYFGLRMWVIVGDLDLVILDQLGRCLLGLSYRMGLSLLAAISTERCLSVLFPLWYRCHRPKHTSAAVCAILWALQGLFSGVFGALYFLNKDDLDDFYFVFDLVQFSWFLLLTCVLGVSSLTLVLRVQCSSQRRRPPRLYLLVLLTVLVFLLCGLPLGVFYAVWSFKGFPIMFYGLSRLLACVNSSANPFIYFFLGSQWRRRGREPLRVVLQRALGEEQVGSVGGRDTSHPNTLDELS is encoded by the coding sequence ATGGCTGAGTCTCCCCCAGCTGAGCAGCTGGAATCTGTTCTGCACACCACAGTGGAGACGAGTACAAATTGGAGCTTAGATCCTCCGACTGAGGCAGCTAGAAAATCTGTGTCACTCCACTGGGCAGAGATCCTCTCCCTGGTCGTTGCCCTGGTCGGGCTGGTGGGGAACAGCATCGTCCTGTGGCTGCTGGGCTTCCGCACCCAGAGGAGCCCCTTCtctgtctacatcctcaacctGGCCGCGGCCGACGCCCTCTTCCTTGGCAGCTACTTTGGGCTCCGCATGTGGGTAATTGTTGGAGATTTAGACCTCGTCATCCTGGACCAGCTAGGGCGCTGCCTCCTTGGCCTGTCCTACAGGATGGGCCTGAGCCTGCTGGCGGCGATCAGCACCGAGCGCTGCCTCTCTGTGCTCTTCCCCCTCTGGTACAGATGTCACCGGCCCAAGCACACATCTGCGGCTGTGTGCGCCATCCTATGGGCTCTGCAGGGTTTGTTTAGTGGAGTATTTGGGGCTCTTTATTTCCTTAACAAGGATGACTTAGACGATTTCTACTTCGTTTTCGACTTGGTCCAGTTCAGCTGGTTCCTCCTCCTCACCTGTGTGCTGGGCGTGTCCAGCCTGACCCTGGTGCTGAGGGTCCAGTGCAGCTCCCAGCGCAGGCGCCCTCCCAGGCTCTACCTCCTGGTGCTGCTCACAGTCCTCGTGTTCCTGCTCTGCGGCCTGCCCTTGGGGGTTTTTTATGCAGTTTGGAGTTTTAAAGGCTTCCCTATAATGTTTTATGGGCTCTCCAGGCTCCTGGCCTGTGTGAACAGCAGCGCAAACCCTTTCATTTACTTCTTCCTGGGCAGCCAATGgcggagaagagggagggagccgCTCAGGGTGGTCCTGCAGAGGGCCCTGGGGGAGGAGCAGGTGGGGTCGGTTGGGGGGAGGGACACTTCCCACCCCAACACTCTGGATGAATTATCCTGA